One Thermosphaera aggregans DNA segment encodes these proteins:
- a CDS encoding 30S ribosomal protein S26e, which translates to MPKKRESRGRHKGDKGKVEIVQCDNCGRRVPSDKAICVTRMYSPVPPQLAEELEKKGAVIQRYPVTKCYCVSCAIHYGIIKVRAEEERKPKPSPV; encoded by the coding sequence ATGCCTAAGAAAAGAGAGAGCAGGGGTAGGCACAAGGGCGACAAGGGTAAGGTTGAAATCGTCCAGTGCGACAACTGCGGGAGAAGGGTTCCAAGCGATAAAGCCATATGTGTTACCAGGATGTACAGCCCGGTTCCACCGCAGCTCGCGGAGGAGTTGGAGAAGAAAGGGGCTGTTATACAGAGGTATCCTGTTACGAAATGCTACTGTGTCTCATGCGCAATCCACTACGGCATTATCAAGGTAAGGGCTGAGGAGGAGAGGAAGCCTAAGCCCTCGCCAGTGTAG